The following is a genomic window from Solanum lycopersicum chromosome 6, SLM_r2.1.
TGCCTTCAGACTTGTATCTTCATATTAGTTAGGGCAAGTGATCAAAATTTATAATACTGTACATTGAGATGTAGGGGTTGGTCCACTACTGACAAATTATCAAGAGTAGTCTAAGTAGGAGATGCGTGGGTTGGTCCACTATTGACTTTGAAATATGGTGGTTGAAGTTCTCTACTTACCTACTGCATATGCAGTGATAATGTATACAGTCAAAAAGGACaggatatattttcttttaatctgtAAATAGCAGCACATCCATGTAAGATGCCTATTTAGTGCATTCAACAACACAATCAGTGACTATTCTTATTTCATGAAAGCAGAATAAGTGCCATAGTATGGCTCAAGGTTTCATTGATCATTCTCAAGGCACAAACAGTGCATCTAGTCCTGCACTTATACGTGCTGCAAAGTTTGACGAGAACAAAATTGGAATCTCTGCTACAGGGCCTGTCACTGAACAGACACAAGAGCCAAACAGAACTTCCAGTGTGAAAGAAAGCAGTTTTCTGTCTGAATTGACAAACAGGGCCGCAACACTTTGTATGCAACCAAGCACATTTCCGTTTGGTGGACATACTAGCATAGCATCGCTAAAGTCAATACTGGCACCTGATGCTGGCTCGTTGGAACTGAAATCTCAGCCTCAATGTCCATCAAACAGATTGAATATGGCTAATTATGCTGTTACAAATGACAAGCTAAAAGGTCAAGAGGTTTCTACAGAAAGTGGTACGCTCAGCATCTCCAGTGTCTATTCTCAAAGGTAAGAATTCTCTGGTCTGTGTTGTTCTAGCTCATGCATCACATAATTTTGTACTTCGTTTTATCCCTTCACTACACATAATTTTGCACTCTAATTAAAACCTATCATCATCTTCTGAATATTGTATTATCTGTGCTTTCGTTTCCACTGTATATACTCACATTACTGGTGACTTGACTAAGAGTATATTTTGGTGTTTGGCAGATTGATGAACACACTGAAACAAGCATTGCAGAGTTCCGGAGTAGACTTGTCACAAGCCAACATGTCAGTGCAAATTGATCTCGCCAAAAGAGCTGATGATAGATCAAATGCTTCAACATCCAATTTTAAGGTACCCGGGATTCTTTTAATTCCAGTAATATTCTAGTACTTAAGCAGAAGTAATTAACAACCTTAACTTTGTCACAATTCTCAGGGTGACAACATTTCCTCAAGAAATCAACCAACTCCACTATTCATTGatacaagcacaagagaggaGTCTGTCCATGCCTTCAAACGGCTCAAAACAAGTTAAAACCAAATTTAACACACAAAAGTTTCTTTTGCAATTTATTCAACTTAAAAAATTTCCTTCCCCTTCTGATTCTGAAGGGATATTCATGTATACATCTGGTATAGAAAATCTCCCCTTATCAGATCATAAGCTACTGTAAatgtaattcatttttttttccttttcgatTGTTTGGCTGCACAGAATTCGATATTTATTACTTGTAGTGAACTATCAAGAAATCATGTATCACTATTGAGGCTTCCATGCTCATGTTGAGAAGCTGCTTTTTAATACAATTCTTCCATTTATTTCATCTGAAGTGTCTTGTAGAGTAGCTTTATATATGGCCTATCCATGTAATGTAAAGTATTTAGATTTGTGTaatcatttcttcttctttttttcgttttatcttatatttttgttgctATAAACTTGCACCAGAGGAAGGGGTGGATTTTGGAACAGTGGCTACTGTTTTTCGTATGTCCATATATACTCTGTGTTTACATCCGACCAAATAAATACAAGACATGTATCGTTTATTTTCACATTTTACTCTTAGCCATGGTTAAAGAATATGCAATTTTTACTAGTTGTCTTTTTCGGAATATTTGTTTTGAACAAAGAtccactttttatttttcgtgtaacttaaaaaaatcttttaaatcatggTCTAAAGATCATTATAGATCAAATTGAAGATCTTATGAGAAAATTAGACTACAGTTTAAATTGTTAGACGATTATCTAATGTTACATATGTAAGGTTGAGAAATATGTGAACATTGATTATATTTTCACAATTGTTACAAATATGGTCAAAAACTAAATGATGGCTTATAAAAGAAAACGGGCAATttttacatatagcaaataaaaaatttatatttgtatgctatagcaaagtttgcataattgcgctccatagcaaatatagaaattgtataattcgctatacatatacacttgaagcaaattgtataaaacaagaaagaaaaagacacttacgcagagaactgtataaaaacgaattgtattactATAAGTGTATcaaacgattatatacaatttaaatttgtataaaattagaaaaagagaaagacaaaagagacttgacaaggaatatacaattgaatcgaattgtataaaacgataaagagagaaattagatacaatttgaaaattgtataaaacgagagcgagagattggaggagagtggcgagcgagatatttgggagagaggcacctgacaatttttttgcaaaacgtttgctatggagtacaattaaatcaaaccctaactactctatttattttaggttattatttgctattatatacaattttcccaaagAAAATTTGTGTAAATCAACGCAATCTATTTTACTTGTTCTTTTTCTGCCCATTATAAGCAAGCCCAATTCTATCTAATACAAGTTATAATTAGCCCAACATTTTTTCTGCTTGCCAATTCCCTTctccatttttaaaaaagaagaaatgataataaatgataacaATAGTAagagaaatttctttttaaaaaagtaaaataggatGGGTTCctgaaatttatattaattttttcttcccaaatttatattaatttattctatCAAATAATATGTACATAATTAATACGAAAACATCATTATCATGTTCGGTGATGACTCGTTATCAATTATATGTCATAATTACCTCTAATATCTTCAATTGATTTAagttctatatgtatatatatatatatattgataagtTTTCTTTCTTGATTCACACGTCATTTATTTAACAAGACAATccatttttgttatatatttgacgtacacacaaaaaaaaattaacatatgaCAAATTTAGAAGATCGAAATgagcaaatatatatttaagggACTATTAAAACCTTACTTAATAAAGTGtcattttttgcttttttattatttttctcgtTATTTTGCCTTTTCACTTTCTCTTATtctaaattgaaaaatgaaataattgcaGCTATAAAATGTGAGGGTATATCTAGATTCATGCTTGCATTGATTAATAAGTAGACTCAAACATAAAGAGTTGAATGCACTCAGCAATTGAAAATTACTTTAtccgttttattttatttgatcctttattaaaaatataaaaaaaaaaattatttgttcataTAACAAATTacgaaaaattaatatttttaaaatattatttttataattaaatacatGCATGCagtattgtttaatttttaagcaaattaataaaatatacttttgataaaatatttttcttttaaaaaaaatagaaaatgaaacaGAGTGAGTATGAAGGAAAATTAAattctcttcatcatcaattaAGATTCCTGCCTCGAGGTTTGCTTTTATTTTGGATCCTTCAATGATGATAAGATTAATAACACTTAAATAATTGTTACTCTTTCTTGGGATTGCCTTTCGATTTTTTAAGTACGACAATTTCTGGGAAGATCTCAATAATTAATTTACGTTGTTCTTATTTATATGTTGtctttattcaaaataaataagtaatttttaataatttttcgtTCAACTTTAattgtcataattttattttataatgtattttttaattatattaatatgtaaaaaattgcaatttatagcaTTTTCATATGGATTTTGagtatctaaattttttgtttagaatatcaaattaatgtaacctaatttaattttgaaaattaatcaaaatgacTTTTGAAAAGCTAATGTGATAATTAAAAGATGACAGATGGAGTACTCGTTTGTTATTTCACAAGAtcaattattcttattattttattatttgaaagttattaaccttgaaaatatatattttgcaaCATAGAAAaactaagtaattaattaatgtttatttattgaaaatttaaattcaaaaatacactaaataaaagtataatagtaaacttacttaattttttgagaaataaaataattaaaataaaacaggGAGTACGACCATATAGGACATTTTAAACTTGTATTATCGCCGTTtctcttattaattttttaatcctTTGTGTTTAACTGATAGTAGTAGGGAGGATTAAATTTTGATTCACAAATTTCATTTTCTCATTCTTTGGTATTTGAAATTTGGTTGAATAGATCCACTGCCAGTTGAAGATTAAGCAAATAATGACCTTTTTAATAATTAGCACTAAAGCATTAGTGTTTGAAGGAATATTTAAGTGCTAACATCaggataattaataataatttagtgGAGATTAAGTACTGAAAGTTGCTTTGCTTTGGTGTTTACGAATTAGTGCCCtctcaaatattaaaattatctacctctctctctctctctctttttttttttttaattattattactattattatatgaatactAGATactctatttttgtttttcttcaagaaaataaaattatcatccACCCTACATGTTAAATTATTAATCATAATGATTACTCATTTGACGACAAATattaaaagaggaaaaagaaaaaaaaacaaacgtCTTTTTATCTGGTTGCCTTTTGTGTTCTTTCgaccttttttcttttaatgccAATGGGTTGTAAAGTgctattattaaaataatcgTACTCTTATTTCAGCCATAAAATTAAACAGTCTATTTAAGGTTAAAATAATTGCActtctattaaaataataattcaaagcTTTGAACTTTCTAGTATCCGAATCAGCTTGTATATATTTTGTCTAATTATATATGATCACTAATTATGTCAATGTGACATTATACACACAAAGATCATGAGAGAAGGAGTGAATAACCTTAACCATATCGTTAAATATAACACACAATAACATCTCAACAAGTGGAGTCTGACTAGAGTAATATTTACGTAGAAAAGAATGGAGGAGACTGAGTGAGTCAACTAGTGTGGTATTGAGTGGAACTTTAAATATGACAAATCCAAAAGTCCTGGCAAAACAAATCTATATTGTACCCTTCTGTGTATACTGCCATTGATAATATATCCTTGCAATGGCAGGACAGTTTTCTATACATGTATTCAATTATTGAGTTTctgaaggaaaaaaagaagaacattttaatataaaccCTTTTCCAAATGCTTCTGAGGATCTCAGGATTTCAAGTGTATCGCGCCGCAACAGTCGTCCTCAGAAGCAAATTGCAGCACAATGTTTTCGAGTGTTGACAAGTATGTCCTCCAAATATGTCAGTGCGCGGAAGTACTTCTCTATAATGCAATGTTACCACCATCATAATTTACATGCTGCTTAAAGTTCATCTTCATAAGATGGTTTTAAGCACTCCCATGGGTTGGAGTAAAAATAATCCTCCTCTTTAGGTCTGTCTTGAATGACCAATCTCTTTGTTGGGTTGCCCATACGTTCAGAGTGAGCTTCCTTAACAGCGGTAGAGAACTCATCCCATGTCAATGATCCAGCATTATGTTGGTCTATTAAATCCACCAGATGCTTTCTGTCTAACAAGATAGTTTTCTTGTATCCAAGATATCTGCGTGGAATGGTGGACATTCAGATTAAATGAAATTTGTACCAAAACCACCAAACCAACTGTACACCATGTGTAATGTGCATATAGAAAGAATGTGAGGTGTGACACCACAGGGAAATTCTTTCATGGCTCTTAAAATTTTGCAAATTAAATCTCTAAAAGCAACGAACAACTGTACAGAATATGAAGTCGTCGTTCCAATATGCTAACCACGATTTATCAAAAGAGAGTACCTGCGATGTCCTTCAACAACTTTGGCCATGTTTCCATCATATGTAGGAACAAAGATATCGCTCTCCAAGGAAACAAGATAGTCTAATGCTGCCATTTGGGAGGAGTGATTTTGAAAGAACCTCAGCTCAGAGGGCTCGAGTAGTGTCTCCTTCCTTACCTATTAGAAAATAAAGCCGGTGCAAATGGTGAGTCTGCAATATTCAGCCAGCATAAGAATTAACTAGAACTTTCTAACTACCAAATTAGGATAAGCTGCAGCAAGACTAGCCATTCTCCTTTCTCCGCCATAAATCTCTCCAGCCGCAATGTACACTTGAATACTAGGATCAATGTTCAATGCCCTTAAAGTAAGAGCAGTTTCCTCAGGTGTCAAAGGACACAGACCATCTCTTCTTTTCAAATctgaatttatgattttttctttccaccatGGATAAGCATATCTAAAGGAAAAGTTGTTAATTAATCAGCCAATGAACAAAGGATGGTTAAAGCCACCAAGGAATACAAGGATTTCACTTCACCTCATTCTTGTTAACTCTTCCACCTCTTCCTGCTTGCATCCCTGAGTACAGCCAGAGAAAGCTAACATATCCATTTCGTATCTCAGGTGCAGAACCATAAATGGACCCTCTTGCCTAAGTATTCTGACAACCTTTCTACCCAACTCTTCAATTTGAGGGGTGAATTTCAATGCACCAAAATTAACTCTGCATCGTAGCTTTTGAACTTCCATAGGTTGTCCATTATTGGCAAGCCGAGCATCAGTCCTGTTCAAATGAACTACTTTATACTGCTGAATTAAGGGAAGAATCTGTATTCAAAAAATGATCATCATTACACTGGAGAAGGATGCGAGAGTTAATagcaataacaaaataacattTAGCAGAAAACCACAAACCTGATTATGGTAGTAGGAAATGTCAGACCAACTAATAGGAGCCATAGTATGAGTCACTCCTAACTCTACCCTCCTCTTTAGTCTTGGAGGTAGCTCCTTCAATATTCGAACTTCATCTCTCAAGGACATTATGAAATGATCAACATCAAATATGTCTTGAAATTCACTGCAAATAAAAAACTTCGTTAATACAAATCgccattttttctttctaaaaaaagaatTCAGTAATTAGAAAGACAAAAATTCAAGATAATTGAGAGGACACACCTTGGATCAGCCCAAAAAGAGGTTTTATCCAGCTCGGGAACAATAAGAGTCACATTCAAATATCTTGCTATAGCAACCATATCACAAATCTGCAACAAGAACAAGGGGGAGAAACAAGTGACAAAATCATCTCACAAGTCAAATTCACAACAGTTGtctaaattaattacatttgtatGTGGTATGTACTGATTGATCTAAAGCAAGCTACTAACCGCTGACCGCATTTGATTAAGCCCACCATTGCATGAAACCATGAGGTAACCATTATTCCTGTAAACCCCTGATTCACACAAATAATCATAACATCAGTCAGTCTGACAGACTCTTCAAATGAAGTCAATAGCTCTAAATTCAACGGGGAACTTCCAATATTGTAGGTCAGGAAACAGATAAACCATAAAAAAGTTGCACAACAATTTTGTTTTGGAATAAGGGTCACTAAAAGTTGGATTAACTTGAATAGACCACGTAgtgtattatgtatttttaactaaaatacTAAGCCAACAACTCAACCAATGAAACTACCGTCTACAAAAGTATACAGATTATAATTAACACAATATTATGTGAATCTTCCTTTTATTGCAAGGCCTCCAACTACAA
Proteins encoded in this region:
- the LOC101263915 gene encoding rhamnogalacturonan I rhamnosyltransferase 1 yields the protein MGLKVTALAERRLEKLKSSMSSKSRMKLWMIRITTSVLIWICLVQLTIFGETWGPRVLKGWPPCLSHESAAVLAVKSSSEVPARVLPPKRVYRNNGYLMVSCNGGLNQMRSAICDMVAIARYLNVTLIVPELDKTSFWADPSEFQDIFDVDHFIMSLRDEVRILKELPPRLKRRVELGVTHTMAPISWSDISYYHNQILPLIQQYKVVHLNRTDARLANNGQPMEVQKLRCRVNFGALKFTPQIEELGRKVVRILRQEGPFMVLHLRYEMDMLAFSGCTQGCKQEEVEELTRMRYAYPWWKEKIINSDLKRRDGLCPLTPEETALTLRALNIDPSIQVYIAAGEIYGGERRMASLAAAYPNLVRKETLLEPSELRFFQNHSSQMAALDYLVSLESDIFVPTYDGNMAKVVEGHRRYLGYKKTILLDRKHLVDLIDQHNAGSLTWDEFSTAVKEAHSERMGNPTKRLVIQDRPKEEDYFYSNPWECLKPSYEDEL